From Desulfofundulus luciae:
GAAGTGGCCCCCGGGGAGCCGGTCCCATGACCGGTCGAGGTCAGGGATATTGTATCGTTCCCTTAACGGAAGGCTTGTCTCAGCTTCCTGCCATAAGGCGGCCATTTAAAGTTAAAGGTGGCAGGGGTAGGAGGAAGTTTCTTTTTGGACTCTGCACTTACGGAAGAAAAAACAAAAACAGGTTTATGGGTTAGGAGGTTGATGCGAAATGCCACGTGGAGACAGAACGGGTCCCTGGGGTATGGGTCCGATGACCGGCAGGGCGATGGGGTATTGTGCCGGGTACAGCGTGCCCGGGTTTGCCAGCGCGCCCGGGTGGTGGTGCCGTCCCCGCCGGGGTTCCGGCTGGGGTGCGGGGCGCCGTGGCCGTTTCTGGTTGGGCGGTTTTCCCCCGACGATTGGTACGCCATATGTGCCCTATTTCCCGGTTCCTCCTGAAAATGAGGCCGGTGTGTTAAAAGCGCATATTTCCCATCTCGAAAATATCTTACAGGCATTTAAACAGCGCCTGGAGCAAATTCAAGGAGAACATAAGGGACAAACGGAACAGAAGTAATCAAGCAACGCCGGTAGTTCTAAAGCTACCGGCATAATTTTACCGGATAAAAATCACAGGCAGTTTATGTCAATCAGTTATTGACAATAGTACATATATTCCTTTAAAATAACATATGACCAAAAGCCACGGGCATCCGGTCTTAAAAAGAAAAGAGGTGAGTTCCTTGGAGAAAGGAACGGCCGCAAGAATTGAACGGTTGAAAAAGAATGGATTGCGTTTAACTGTTCAGCGGGAAGTGATTTTAAACGCTTTAATAGCAAAAAGTAATGAGCATCCCAGTGCGGAGGATTTATACAGGGAAGCCAGGCAGAAGTGTCCCGGCATCGGGCGGGCTACCGTCTACCGTACCTTAAGCCTTTTTCAACGGTTGGGTTTAGTACGCCGCCTGCAGCTTATGGACGGCTCCTCCCGTTACGAAATAAACGGCGATCCCCATGCCCATTTCATTTGTCTGGGTTGTGGCCGGGTTTTTGAGTTGGAAGCCTCACCGTTGCTAGGATCCTCTCCTTCCGGAAAACAGGATTTCCAAATCTTCGGTTATTCCTTAAGGATCTTTGGTCTTTGTTCTAAATGCCGCGTTCAGGGTCAAAAAGCACCGTCCTTTGATCCCCCCGGAGCACAGGTGGTGCCGGAACAGCAGCCTTTTGAGCAGTCAATGGGGTGAAACGGAATATGGCATTGCCGCGGTCCTGGGGGTTGCCCGATCCCAAAATGCCTTGTTCCAAACCGGCTGCCGGGGCTTTCCGCAGAAATGGCTGAAATGCGGATTAATGGAGGTCCGTCTTAGTGAAACTATGTTAAAGAATATATAATTTTATAAATCGAACATAAATTCATTACATGCTTCGATAAGGAATAATTTGGCCATAATTAACATTTGTCCGTAAGTTGGGGCTCTGGTAAAGTAGAAGCAATAATCTAAAATTACCGGGGAGGGGGAGCATTAATTTAATTAATTTGTTCAATTAATTCGTTCATTTCGGGAGCAAGGGTTGAAACGGGGCGGAAAAGCTTCATCAGGGGTTCGCAAGAGTTTCCTGCAATTACCTGTTGAAGGTACCTGTTTTTCAAGGAGGTCAGATTAAATGCCAAGGTTTAGAGATCCCCATTTGACCAGCCGGCCTTCGGACAAGACCCCGCGGGTCATTGATCCCAAGAGTGTCAGGCGTTCCGTTGATCCGGCTGTCCTGGAAATGATTGATGTGGCCAGAGAGCAGGGCGTGATTACCGCCTTTGACCGGG
This genomic window contains:
- a CDS encoding DUF5320 domain-containing protein, yielding MPGFDGSGPRGAGPMTGRGQGYCIVPLTEGLSQLPAIRRPFKVKGGRGRRKFLFGLCTYGRKNKNRFMG
- a CDS encoding DUF5320 domain-containing protein; translation: MPRGDRTGPWGMGPMTGRAMGYCAGYSVPGFASAPGWWCRPRRGSGWGAGRRGRFWLGGFPPTIGTPYVPYFPVPPENEAGVLKAHISHLENILQAFKQRLEQIQGEHKGQTEQK
- a CDS encoding Fur family transcriptional regulator yields the protein MEKGTAARIERLKKNGLRLTVQREVILNALIAKSNEHPSAEDLYREARQKCPGIGRATVYRTLSLFQRLGLVRRLQLMDGSSRYEINGDPHAHFICLGCGRVFELEASPLLGSSPSGKQDFQIFGYSLRIFGLCSKCRVQGQKAPSFDPPGAQVVPEQQPFEQSMG